A segment of the Fibrobacter succinogenes subsp. succinogenes S85 genome:
AAAGAACTATGGGTTTAAAATTTTCCAATCTCACAAACAGCATCATCATCAAGAGTTTACTGCTCTTGATTGTCTCAATGCTTGTCATCGTGATGATTGGAACTTACGTTTTCACCCAGAGGCAAATGAAGACCACGCTTAAACTGAGTTACGATACCAACGAAACCCAGTTACAGCAACTCGCAAACACGGTCAACAACGAAATGGAGCAGTTTGCAAGTCGTCTGACTTTGTTGGCAAAGACTTCCGAAATTCAAAGCATGGACAAGCTCATAGCGGCCGGTTACCTCAAAAGCTTCAACATATCGTCGCTATTCATTTCGGGCGAATCCATATCGCTCTTTGACCGTAGCTACAATCTTGTCTGCAACAACTCCATGCTAGGCTCAACCAAGATAACCTACCCTATCGAGTTCAATAGAATTTCTCCTCACAGGCCGACCATTTCTCCATGGTTCCGCGACACCGACGGCACTCCCAAGCGAGCCTTTGGCGTTGTCGTTTCGGACAGAGCCATGGGTGATGGAAGACTGGTATCAAACTTTTCGATTCGCCGACTCTGGAAATACTTTTCGGAATACAAAGTCGGGCAAAACGGCATTCTCATCGCATGCAATGGCCAAGGCGAAATCCTTTACCACCCGGATATGAGAACTTGGCTTGACGGAATCCACAAGATTACGGAACTCGGACTTGGCGACATGAACATCAAGCAGGATAGCGATAATTCCATTCGTTTCGTAAAGCTGGACAATGGAAAATCCTACCTCATCAACAGGACTTTCAACCCGACTTACGACCTTGGTCTTATCGCCTTACAGCCTAAGACAGAAATTGATGCAATGGTTTCGTCGGTTCACCATGTCAGCCAAATCATTTTGTTCAGTTCGATTATCGCCATCTTGCTCGTGTCTCTTTGGCAGATTCTAATTGTGTGTAAGCCATTGAACAACTTGATTGACCACATCTCGCAAATCACCGAAGGCAAGCTGGACATTGAAGAATTCAAGGCCAGGAGCAGCCAGGACGAAATCGGCAGACTTGCCAAGGTGTTCAACCAGATGCATGCGACCATCAAGCGGCAGATTCAGGAACTGAACGCGCATAGGGACATGCTTGAAAAAGAAGTCAAGGAACGCACATACGAGCTTGAACAAGCTAATAAAAAACTGGATTTGATTTCTAGAACGGATGAACTGACACAGTTGCCGAACCGCCGCGACATGCACAGGACTATCGAAAAGGAAGTCGACCGTGCAAACCGATTCAAAAAGGCGTTCAGCATCATCTTTATTGATATTGACCATTTCAAAGACGTGAACGACACGTACGGACATGCCGCAGGCGATGCCGTGCTCAAGTCGGTCGCAAGCACCATTCGCAGTCTGTTGCGCAAGTACGATGTGCTCGCCCGCTATGGTGGCGAAGAATTCCTGACGCTCCTCCCCGAAACGGAACTGAAGGATGCAGCACACGTCGCCGAACGATTCCGCAAGCAGATTGAAAACCAGACCATCTTCTTTGGCGGCCAGGAAATCAAAGTGACGATTACGCTTGGCGTAGCTCAGTTTGATAGCGGCCTTGGTGCAGAACGCTGCATCCAGCTTGCAGACAAGGCCCTTTACGAAGGCAAGGAACACGGCAGAAACAGGGTCATCCTCTGGACGGACGATCAGGCCGTGGAAAGCACCGACAAGCCACTCGCATAAATAAGATCCGCAAAATTTCTATTTTTGCGTTCATGAACATTGACTTCAACCGTAGACTATCCATCGCTCCGATGCTTGACTGCACGGACCGCCACGAACGTTATTTCTTGCGTTTGCTTTCCAAGCACATTCTGCTTTACAGCGAGATGGTCGTCTCTACGGGGCTTCTGCATTGCGAAAACAAGGACTTGTTCCTCGGACACGAACCGTTTGAACACCCGGCTGTGTTGCAGCTCGGCGGTAGCAATCCGGCGGATCTTGCCTCGGCCTCAAAGCTCGTGGAAGCGGCTGGCTTTAGCGAAGTCAACTTGAATTGCGGTTGCCCTTCGGACCGTGTGCAGAACGGGAACTTTGGCGCGTGCCTCATGAAAGAGAAGAACGTTGTCGCCGATTGCTTCAAGGCGATGCAGGACGCCGTTTCAATTCCTGTTTCTATCAAGTGCCGCATTGGGGTCGATGACCTGGACAGCTGGGAATTTTTCACAGATTTCATCCAGACCGTGCGTGATGCAGGCTGCAAAATTTTCATCGTGCATGCGCGCAAAGCTTGGCTCAAGGGACTCTCGCCTAAGGAGAACCGCGAAGTGCCGCCGCTCCATTACGAGTTCGTCCACCGCCTCAAGGCGGAGATGCCGGAGCTGAACTTGAGCATCAACGGAGGCATCAAGACGCTCGACCAAATTGAAGAACAGCTGAAAGATTTGGACGGCGTGATGGTCGGTCGCGAAGCCTACGAGAATCCGTGGTTCCTGCACGATGCCGATGCAAGAATCTTCGGGGATGTCCGCCCAGAAAGCAACGACCCGGCTGAGATTATTGCCGGAAACGCTCGCCCCGCCACAAGAAAGGCGCTCCTCGAAGCCTACCTCCCCTACGTCGAGAAGCAGACTGCCGAAGGCTGCCCCGCGACGATTCTCGTGAAGCACCTCTACGGGCTTTTTGCAGGACTCCCGGGCGCCCGCAAATTCCGCGCCACGCTCAGCAACGAGAGCCCCCGCGCCCACCTTTACGGAGGTGCCGCCGCCCTCATCCGAAAAGCGATGGAACTCGTTGGTGAGACTAGAGACTAGAGACGAGAGAAGAGAGAAAACAAGCAATCTCTCGTCTTTCGTCTGTAGCCCCCAAAGCGGGCGTTCTTTCGTCTAAAATTCTTCCCTACCCCTTGACAAGCGAATAAAATTTTTCTCTATTTGGTGGCGTATTTTTAAGTTTAACCTTTAACGGAGATACAACATGCCTTGCGGAAAGAAAAGAAAGCGCAGGAAGATTGCGACTCACAAGCGTAAGAAGCGCCGTCGTCGTGACCGTCACAAAAAGAAACTTCGCTAATATCCGTTAGCATTTTCTTGTGATTTCCTGTAAAAGACGGAGTGTAAAAGCTCCGTTTTTTCGTTTTTCATTTAGAAAAGTGACCAATTTTAGCGACAAAAAGACATCTGTTGATTCACAAATCAAACGATAAATAGGGACAACCCCCAAAGGAAACCAAATGATAGATCGCAACAAACACTTCCTCCGCCTCATGGACTGGAGTGAAGAAAAAGTTCTCGAAACCATCGAGATTGCCTCGCGTCTCAAGGCTGAAGTTCACGCTGGTAAGGTCTCTGACCGACTCCACGGCCAGAACATCGCCATGTTCTTCGAAAAACCGTCGCTGCGAACTATTACGACTTTCCAGGTGGGCATGAACCAGCTCGGCGGCCACGCCGTGCTTCTCTCCCCGGATTCTATTGGTCTCGGCAAGCGCGAAAGCGTCAAGGATGTCGCCCGCTGCCTCAGCCGCTGGGTCAACGCCATTGTGGTCCGTTGCTTCAAGCAGCAGCTCGTCGAAGAACTCGCTGAATACGGTTCCATTCCGGTTGTGAACGCTTTGACTGATGACTATCATCCGTGCCAGGCAATCGCTTTTGCCCAGATGATCAACGAAAGCCTCGGCGGATTCAAGAACGCCGATGGCAAGCCGAAGACAGTCGCCTTCATCGGTGACGGCAACAACGTAGCGAACTCCTTCCTCGCCCTCGCCGCAAAGGTCGGCATGAACTTTACGCTAGCCTGCCCGAAGGGCTTTGAACAGCCCGCCAAGGTTGTCGAAGAAGCGGAGGCCGGCTTGAAGAAGCACGGTTGCCAGTACCGCGTTTTCCACGATCCGAAGGAAGCTGTCAAAGACGCCGACATCCTCTATAGCGACGTTTGGGTTTCTATGGGTCAGGAAGGCGAAAAGGCAACCAAGCAAAGCCACTTCTTGCCGTTCCAGATTAACGACGAACTCTTGAAGCTCGCTCCTTCTCACTGCAAGGTCAGCCACTGCTTGCCGGCTCACCGCGGCGAAGAAATCACGGACTCCGTGATGGACAATCTCGACGTGAACATGAGCTTCGAAGAAGCCGAAAACCGCCTGCACGCTCACAAGGCTGTTCTCTGGCAGGTGATGACGCCGTTCAACAAGTAAGCGTCAAGTCTTGATGAAATTCGCCCGGCATCACCGCCGGGCTTTTTCATTGTCAGCCCTCCCCTAAATAGCTATATTTGGACTCGTTTTAAAAGGAGTTGCGAATGTCCTTCATTCAGGATCTTAAGGAAAAAGTTCTCGGCGGTTATGAAATTTCTCGCGAGGACGCCATCAAGCTTTTAAGCGAAGACCTCGACGAACTCACGAAAGCCGCTGACGAAATCCGCGAAAAATTCCACGGCGACGACTTTGATTTTTGTTCCATCGTGAACGCCCGCAGCGGTCGCTGCTCCGAAAACTGCAAGTACTGCGCCCAGAGCAGTTATTACCACACCGGCGCACCCGAATACAAGTTGCTCAGCGCCGACGAAATTGTCGCTGATGCCAAGAAGAAAGAAGCGGCTGGCATCCCGCGTTACTCCATCGTGACTTCTGGCCGTACGCTTTCGAACCGCGACGTGGAGCAGATCAGCGAAGCGCTCCGCCGCCTCAAAAAAGAGACGAAGCTTTCAATTTGCCTCTCGGCAGGTCTCTTGAACAAGGAACAGTTCGACAAGCTCAAGGAAGCAGGCCTCACCCGCTTCCACAACAACTTGGAAACGTACCGCCGTCACTTCCCGGACGTTTGCACGACGCACACTTACGACGATAAGATCGGTGCGCTCCAGAACGCTCTTGCCGCAGGCCTTGAAATTTGCAGCGGCGGCATCATGGGCCTTGGCGAAACGATGGAAGACCGCATCGACATGTGCCTGGATTTGCGCAAGCTCGGCGTCAAGTCGACTCCGGTGAACGTGCTGAACGCCATTCCCGGAACGCCGTACGAAAACCTGCCGAAGCTCACGAACGACGAATTCTGCCGCATCGTGGCGATTTATCGATTCATCAACCCGAAGGCATTTATCCGCCTTGCAGGTGGCCGTGGCGTTTTGGGCGACGACGGCAAGCGTGCATTCAAGAGTGGCGCAAATGCGGCCATCACGGACGACATGCTCACCACTGCCGGCGTAAACAGCTGCAAGGATTTCGAACTTGTGAAAGGTCTCGGATTCAAACCGCACGGATTTATCGGCTAAAAATAAAAAAGCGTTTTCGCAGATTCCCTTTTCTGCAAAAACGCTTCCGGATTCTATGTTTTAAATTCTAAGCAGCTTTTACCGGATTCAAGAAGAGATATTCTACCGTCTCAGTCTTGATTTTTATGCCTTTTTCGTGAGCGTAGAGATAAAGCAGTGCTGTACCGACACCAGCAGCGCCATCGTAAAGCCCCGTGTAGGTTTCTACGAAACCCGGCAATTTGCGAGTCCAAGCCGCAAACCAGCGACGTCCCTTGTCATCGTTCCAAGAATCACCTAGAAGCTTGTCTGCAGTGAGCTTCGCCTGTTCGATGTAGGATTCATCATTCAGTACTTCTGCCGTCTTCACGAAATGAGCGAGAACGCCAGGGGCTCCGCAGCAAAGGCAATAACTATTCCAATAACCCGGAGTATGCTTGAGTGGAGCGCCGGTCTTGAGGATACCCTTAGTGAGCAAGTCCACCCATTCCAAGTTTTCTTTGTTCTGAGTCACATCGAAAAGTTTGCGGAACAAAAGTGTTGTACCTACGGGACCATGGCAAGTCGAAAGGTAATAGAAGTCATGGAAACGCCCCTTTTCCGGATTGTAGAGATACGGAATCAAAGCACCATTTTCATCGCCCTCAACGATTGCCGAAAGGAACTTGACAACTTCATTCGCCTTGTCGAGATAAGCTTTTTCCTTAGTTTCTTCGTACAAGAGAACATTCAAGAAAGCGGATCCAGCAGCACCATGGCTAAAGTTAGGGAACACAGATTCCTTGGATTTCCAGCCAACAAGCGTCAAGTCCACGTTCTTGTAGTAAATGCCGCCTTCCTTGGCATGGACAATTCTCGTGTCTGTAAAAGCGACAACTTTTTTGGCCGCTTCTAGATACTTCTTGTCTTTAGTCTTGCGATAGACGTAAAGGAAGAAAAACGCGTAAGATCCATCGGCCATCAAGTCGGCTTCGGAGCTCCAGTGGAGCGTGTTACCGTCATCAACGCCTGCAGCGATGGAATCGTCAGCCGTGCGGATCAGGAATTCGCGGTAACGCGGATCGCCCGTATGTTCGTAAAGCTGTTCCACGAAAATTGCCTGCCCCGCCGGTGACGCATAGACACTCGTTCCCCAGCCCTTGACCGGCCAGACACCGCCGTCGTTTCCGTTCAACACATTATCAAAGAACTGTTTGCCTTCGTACGTGTTGAGGATGTATTCTGCTGCATCCTTTGCCTCTTGCAAATACGCTTCGTCCTGAGTGACATCGTAAAGTTGCAAGAAGAATTGGCCAATGCCAGCCGAGCCGGCATAAAGGCCCTTAGGCGTAATCATCAGGTCGCCCTTGTACTCATTTCCCGGTTCCGGGCTTGCTTTCCAGTACTTGCCATGCGGCGTGACGACCTCATTTGTCTTGAGATACTTGACAATCTGCAAAACCGCTTCGAGATAATTTCCATTTTTGGAGGCGCTAAAATCTAGATTTTGAACAAAGTTTAATTTCATTACACAGCCTCACTTTTTTTCTTTCTCTTGTACAAATCCGTGGAGAGATACTTGTAACCGTTATCGGCGTAAATCACCACAATGTTCTTGCCAGCCGCTTCGGGGCGTTTTGCAATCTGGATTGCTGCCGTAAGAGCTGCAGCCGCCGAAGTTCCAAGGAAGAGACCATCAGTCTTTGCGGTTTCCTGAGCGGTCTCGTAAGCTTCTTCGGCCTTGATGTCAATGATTTCATCAAATTCAAAACCGTTATTGCGGTTATCCTTGATAATCGTCGGCACCAAAGATTCATCAACACGGCCAAGCGGGAGCGTACCATCGACAATGTGTCCCGTAAAATCAGGATTGTCCGGTCGAGAAGTCGGAGCGGCCTGCACGCCAATGATTTTCACGTTTGGATTCTTTTCGCGGAGGTAGCGACCCGTACCTACGATAGTACCCGCAGTACCGCCCATAGCAACAAAGTAATCCACATGGCCATCCGTATCGTTCCAAATTTCAGGACCTGTTGTCTGGTAATGATATTCCTGGTTGGCGTTGTTCAGAGTCTGGCCCGTGTAATACTGGCCCTTTTCCTTGGCGAGGCGTTCCATACCCGCAATCAGATCGTCGAGCACAAGGCCCTTCTTTTCAAAGTCGGCCACTTCCTTAATGTCATAGAAAGATTGCAAATCGAGAC
Coding sequences within it:
- a CDS encoding sensor domain-containing diguanylate cyclase, whose translation is MGLKFSNLTNSIIIKSLLLLIVSMLVIVMIGTYVFTQRQMKTTLKLSYDTNETQLQQLANTVNNEMEQFASRLTLLAKTSEIQSMDKLIAAGYLKSFNISSLFISGESISLFDRSYNLVCNNSMLGSTKITYPIEFNRISPHRPTISPWFRDTDGTPKRAFGVVVSDRAMGDGRLVSNFSIRRLWKYFSEYKVGQNGILIACNGQGEILYHPDMRTWLDGIHKITELGLGDMNIKQDSDNSIRFVKLDNGKSYLINRTFNPTYDLGLIALQPKTEIDAMVSSVHHVSQIILFSSIIAILLVSLWQILIVCKPLNNLIDHISQITEGKLDIEEFKARSSQDEIGRLAKVFNQMHATIKRQIQELNAHRDMLEKEVKERTYELEQANKKLDLISRTDELTQLPNRRDMHRTIEKEVDRANRFKKAFSIIFIDIDHFKDVNDTYGHAAGDAVLKSVASTIRSLLRKYDVLARYGGEEFLTLLPETELKDAAHVAERFRKQIENQTIFFGGQEIKVTITLGVAQFDSGLGAERCIQLADKALYEGKEHGRNRVILWTDDQAVESTDKPLA
- the dusA gene encoding tRNA dihydrouridine(20/20a) synthase DusA, with translation MNIDFNRRLSIAPMLDCTDRHERYFLRLLSKHILLYSEMVVSTGLLHCENKDLFLGHEPFEHPAVLQLGGSNPADLASASKLVEAAGFSEVNLNCGCPSDRVQNGNFGACLMKEKNVVADCFKAMQDAVSIPVSIKCRIGVDDLDSWEFFTDFIQTVRDAGCKIFIVHARKAWLKGLSPKENREVPPLHYEFVHRLKAEMPELNLSINGGIKTLDQIEEQLKDLDGVMVGREAYENPWFLHDADARIFGDVRPESNDPAEIIAGNARPATRKALLEAYLPYVEKQTAEGCPATILVKHLYGLFAGLPGARKFRATLSNESPRAHLYGGAAALIRKAMELVGETRD
- the argF gene encoding ornithine carbamoyltransferase, with product MIDRNKHFLRLMDWSEEKVLETIEIASRLKAEVHAGKVSDRLHGQNIAMFFEKPSLRTITTFQVGMNQLGGHAVLLSPDSIGLGKRESVKDVARCLSRWVNAIVVRCFKQQLVEELAEYGSIPVVNALTDDYHPCQAIAFAQMINESLGGFKNADGKPKTVAFIGDGNNVANSFLALAAKVGMNFTLACPKGFEQPAKVVEEAEAGLKKHGCQYRVFHDPKEAVKDADILYSDVWVSMGQEGEKATKQSHFLPFQINDELLKLAPSHCKVSHCLPAHRGEEITDSVMDNLDVNMSFEEAENRLHAHKAVLWQVMTPFNK
- the bioB gene encoding biotin synthase BioB; the protein is MSFIQDLKEKVLGGYEISREDAIKLLSEDLDELTKAADEIREKFHGDDFDFCSIVNARSGRCSENCKYCAQSSYYHTGAPEYKLLSADEIVADAKKKEAAGIPRYSIVTSGRTLSNRDVEQISEALRRLKKETKLSICLSAGLLNKEQFDKLKEAGLTRFHNNLETYRRHFPDVCTTHTYDDKIGALQNALAAGLEICSGGIMGLGETMEDRIDMCLDLRKLGVKSTPVNVLNAIPGTPYENLPKLTNDEFCRIVAIYRFINPKAFIRLAGGRGVLGDDGKRAFKSGANAAITDDMLTTAGVNSCKDFELVKGLGFKPHGFIG
- a CDS encoding lanthionine synthetase LanC family protein — protein: MKLNFVQNLDFSASKNGNYLEAVLQIVKYLKTNEVVTPHGKYWKASPEPGNEYKGDLMITPKGLYAGSAGIGQFFLQLYDVTQDEAYLQEAKDAAEYILNTYEGKQFFDNVLNGNDGGVWPVKGWGTSVYASPAGQAIFVEQLYEHTGDPRYREFLIRTADDSIAAGVDDGNTLHWSSEADLMADGSYAFFFLYVYRKTKDKKYLEAAKKVVAFTDTRIVHAKEGGIYYKNVDLTLVGWKSKESVFPNFSHGAAGSAFLNVLLYEETKEKAYLDKANEVVKFLSAIVEGDENGALIPYLYNPEKGRFHDFYYLSTCHGPVGTTLLFRKLFDVTQNKENLEWVDLLTKGILKTGAPLKHTPGYWNSYCLCCGAPGVLAHFVKTAEVLNDESYIEQAKLTADKLLGDSWNDDKGRRWFAAWTRKLPGFVETYTGLYDGAAGVGTALLYLYAHEKGIKIKTETVEYLFLNPVKAA
- a CDS encoding PLP-dependent cysteine synthase family protein; protein product: MSKIHKSIAELVGNTPLVELTNYESKYGLKAHIIGKLEFLNPTGSVKDRLALALIRDGEKKGAIKKGDTLIDVTSGNTGIALAGIGHALGYEYVPYLEPGTTIERVQIFEGYGLDLQSFYDIKEVADFEKKGLVLDDLIAGMERLAKEKGQYYTGQTLNNANQEYHYQTTGPEIWNDTDGHVDYFVAMGGTAGTIVGTGRYLREKNPNVKIIGVQAAPTSRPDNPDFTGHIVDGTLPLGRVDESLVPTIIKDNRNNGFEFDEIIDIKAEEAYETAQETAKTDGLFLGTSAAAALTAAIQIAKRPEAAGKNIVVIYADNGYKYLSTDLYKRKKKSEAV